TTTGGCGATTTCTgacatcatttttcttttgatggCAATTGGAGAGAAAATTTGGCGATTTGCTGTCTCACCGATTAGGGATGATGATGGCCCTATGGGTCGGAGTGGTTGTATCTGGGTATTCCTCTTCTCTGACACAGCTTACATTGCTTCATTGTTCTTCATTACCCTCGTGTCTGTTGAACGGTTCTGCGCAGTATGTCGTCCACAGAAGAAGAGTGAAACGAGTAAATTTAACAAGACAGCAGTTGTAACTGTAGCCTCTTGGATTATATCGGCCATAGCGTCTGCATCATTAACACCGTCCAAtctctttttaaataaattctGTATATCATGGCCTCCTGGGGAGCAGTTTGCCGGCTATCCGGAATCATTCGCGTTGTGTCATCCCTTACATGAATGGATTAGTGCCTATGCGCAAGGTATGCAGACCAtccctttctttatttctctcgtTGTTAATGTAGTGCTTTACATCGAGATCATCAGAGGTTTGAACAGGTCAATAGAAAGATTGCGAGTTCATGGAGGGACCAAAGACAACGACACAAAAATGAGAGATCAGGTGGCGAGAATGCTCGTGATAAATGGTGCATTCTTCTTCTGTTGTTTAGCTCCTTTCGAGATCGTCTCTG
This is a stretch of genomic DNA from Lytechinus pictus isolate F3 Inbred unplaced genomic scaffold, Lp3.0 scaffold_19, whole genome shotgun sequence. It encodes these proteins:
- the LOC129260035 gene encoding somatostatin receptor type 5-like, producing MDLDCEDSFNITIEDVPYMTYGPGHVFYIAAFLPLLLVVGVLDNLAFIYVVLKIPRMRTCTNCYLLNLAISDIIFLLMAIGEKIWRFAVSPIRDDDGPMGRSGCIWVFLFSDTAYIASLFFITLVSVERFCAVCRPQKKSETSKFNKTAVVTVASWIISAIASASLTPSNLFLNKFCISWPPGEQFAGYPESFALCHPLHEWISAYAQGMQTIPFFISLVVNVVLYIEIIRGLNRSIERLRVHGGTKDNDTKMRDQVARMLVINGAFFFCCLAPFEIVSALNMIASLSGDDFIGDSKTQEVLSYTGRSLSYINAVINPIIYTLMSNRYRDAFKQAFHINTSGSSRRVPSSKSTTQATTQEYLKISQADTRM